From Paenibacillus sp. V4I7, one genomic window encodes:
- a CDS encoding response regulator: MIKVILADDHYPVIEFLSKSIPWEELGLEVIALCSDGREALEHSEIEMPDVLITDIGMPRMNGLELIELVKANNPDLEVIILSCHDEFQYAQKALKAGVKEYILKESLQPEELTGILRKLSESIQARTAVRQKNDRLVRVLDQNTSSIKNEFIRNIISNPIINEHKLLLELQHFGIEDVTQPCMPVLLYLNGYLEVKERFQTEELFTFAFDNIVNEIIDAPRLGVSFRYSSKQSFLLFPFVKNLKINPYEVIRGYLATLLRAFERIGITVSAVTYEPAANLFELKKNMTTLVSANDQRFYASVGSIYKWIPFKTSEADIFPYYQKAIDEIRQLIALESQDYGIVVKEWMQFLRDERFTADSVRSWTLKLMMDIDLKYNSLQHFQDQHAIGPLHQYVAQMDTLHEIEQFFITFIRDKIHLAGEIKQGSQRLEIHEAKKYVTARLHEKISMEEAALTLNLNPSYFSRIFKSETGETFIEYVTRVKMEKAKEKLDQSSNTVEQIAESLGYDNTSYFIKLFKTHSGYSPKDYRLLK, translated from the coding sequence ATGATTAAAGTCATTCTTGCGGATGATCATTATCCAGTTATAGAATTTCTCTCTAAGTCAATCCCATGGGAAGAATTGGGGTTAGAGGTGATTGCCCTGTGCTCAGATGGCCGTGAGGCTTTGGAGCATAGTGAAATAGAAATGCCTGATGTACTCATAACGGACATTGGGATGCCGAGAATGAATGGCCTTGAATTGATCGAATTAGTCAAAGCTAACAACCCGGATCTCGAGGTTATCATATTGTCCTGCCATGATGAGTTTCAATATGCGCAGAAAGCACTTAAGGCTGGCGTAAAAGAATATATTTTGAAAGAATCATTACAGCCGGAAGAGCTTACCGGAATTTTACGGAAGCTTTCCGAAAGTATTCAAGCACGTACAGCGGTACGGCAAAAAAACGATCGTTTGGTCCGTGTGCTTGACCAAAATACTTCATCTATCAAAAATGAATTTATTCGAAATATCATCAGCAATCCCATTATCAATGAACATAAATTGCTTCTGGAGCTCCAACATTTCGGGATAGAAGATGTTACTCAGCCCTGCATGCCTGTTTTGCTCTACCTAAACGGATATTTAGAAGTAAAAGAACGGTTTCAAACAGAAGAACTGTTCACTTTTGCATTCGATAATATTGTCAATGAAATCATTGATGCGCCGCGGCTTGGCGTTAGTTTTCGTTACAGTTCCAAACAATCCTTCCTCTTGTTCCCATTTGTGAAAAACTTGAAGATCAATCCCTACGAGGTGATTCGTGGTTATTTGGCAACGCTTCTTCGTGCGTTTGAGCGAATCGGAATTACGGTCTCTGCTGTTACTTACGAGCCGGCTGCAAATCTCTTTGAATTGAAAAAGAACATGACAACTCTCGTTTCTGCCAACGATCAGCGGTTTTATGCATCAGTGGGCAGCATTTATAAGTGGATTCCATTTAAAACCTCCGAAGCGGATATTTTTCCCTATTACCAGAAAGCGATCGATGAGATCAGGCAATTGATAGCTTTAGAATCCCAGGATTACGGTATCGTCGTCAAAGAATGGATGCAATTTCTGAGGGATGAGCGTTTCACTGCAGATTCGGTCCGCTCTTGGACCTTGAAGTTGATGATGGATATTGATTTAAAGTACAATTCGCTGCAACATTTCCAAGACCAACATGCCATTGGACCATTGCATCAATATGTCGCACAGATGGATACGCTTCATGAGATTGAACAGTTTTTTATAACGTTTATTAGGGATAAGATTCATCTGGCAGGTGAAATCAAGCAGGGCTCGCAAAGGCTTGAAATCCATGAAGCAAAGAAGTACGTTACAGCACGGCTGCATGAGAAAATCAGTATGGAAGAAGCCGCGCTGACGTTGAATTTGAACCCTAGTTATTTCAGTCGAATTTTCAAGAGTGAAACCGGAGAAACCTTCATCGAATACGTGACAAGGGTCAAGATGGAGAAGGCCAAAGAGAAACTAGATCAGTCCAGCAATACCGTAGAACAGATCGCGGAATCCCTTGGTTACGACAATACCAGCTACTTCATTAAGCTCTTTAAGACCCACAGCGGATACTCACCGAAAGATTATCGATTGTTGAAATAA
- a CDS encoding sensor histidine kinase, with product MKGFRLTSSLRQQIILSSLVCLIIPFAIILYLSNLFTKDLIEKQAVTNAEESLKLVKTQLYSQIEGMFSVANNIQIDSQLTPYLKIPTYTSSENYVTDKLHSLTHDKSGVFVTVLTTDKRFFSNYLLYKDFNPLQFMEEPWFSKLYQLGAYENYWLGFHRNYLDIEKNTDPYVITFVRTLRTSLIKPYAYVIISISENRMRSVFSSYTEQNIMLLDRNGTIISGKENLGESFPYYQELLKPIDRPIIDINGVPNLYATAKLPFDDWTLVSLMPYNQATKSINQFYQANFLWQIGFVAVFVGILVWMLRRFTQPVVRLGQVVSSIESGNLSIRSEVRGSNEIGKLGRSLDQMLDRIEQMVIQIHGEQEQARKAELSMLQAQISPHFLFNILNSIRMRIMLNGDRENADLISSLSQLLRMTIQKQDKMVTLSEEVVIAKQYMDLMKSTLKEPFHDQILIAEETGNVWVPRFLLQPIIENALLHGLQNRAGIITIESAIRNERLIVRVQDDGSGMTQDELGLLMNKLEKSKSELIAESSSGMSGIGLANVYNRLFMLFGNQCTMQIESELDQGTVVSVSIPLIRGLPS from the coding sequence ATGAAAGGGTTTCGATTAACATCATCGCTACGGCAGCAGATCATACTATCCTCACTTGTATGCCTGATCATTCCATTTGCCATTATTCTTTATCTTAGTAATCTCTTCACCAAGGATCTCATTGAGAAGCAGGCTGTTACCAATGCGGAGGAATCATTGAAGCTGGTTAAAACTCAATTGTATTCCCAAATAGAGGGGATGTTCAGTGTTGCGAACAATATTCAAATTGATTCTCAGTTAACGCCATATCTGAAGATTCCTACGTATACCAGTTCAGAAAACTATGTAACAGATAAATTGCATAGCTTGACGCATGATAAGTCCGGCGTTTTCGTAACTGTTTTGACTACGGATAAAAGGTTCTTCTCCAATTATTTGTTATATAAAGACTTCAATCCCTTACAGTTTATGGAGGAGCCTTGGTTTAGCAAGTTATATCAGTTGGGGGCTTATGAGAATTATTGGCTGGGTTTTCATCGTAATTATTTGGACATCGAAAAAAATACAGATCCTTATGTGATTACATTTGTCAGAACGCTCCGGACATCACTTATCAAGCCATATGCTTATGTCATTATAAGCATAAGCGAAAATCGGATGCGATCTGTGTTCTCAAGCTACACCGAACAAAATATAATGCTGTTGGACCGCAATGGAACTATCATTTCCGGAAAAGAAAATTTGGGAGAATCTTTTCCTTATTATCAAGAACTGCTTAAACCGATTGATCGACCTATTATAGATATAAATGGAGTTCCTAATCTTTATGCCACAGCTAAACTGCCTTTCGATGACTGGACATTGGTGAGCTTAATGCCATATAACCAAGCTACCAAAAGTATTAATCAATTTTATCAAGCCAATTTTTTATGGCAAATCGGATTCGTAGCTGTTTTCGTTGGAATCTTAGTATGGATGCTGCGTCGTTTCACCCAGCCCGTCGTCCGTTTAGGACAAGTTGTTTCTAGCATTGAATCCGGAAACTTGTCCATTCGTTCGGAAGTAAGAGGTTCTAATGAGATCGGCAAGCTAGGTAGATCCTTAGACCAAATGTTAGACAGAATTGAACAGATGGTCATACAGATCCATGGGGAGCAGGAGCAAGCGAGGAAAGCGGAGCTTTCAATGCTGCAAGCGCAGATCAGTCCGCATTTCTTGTTCAATATATTAAATTCGATTCGGATGCGGATTATGTTGAATGGCGATAGGGAAAATGCTGATTTGATCAGTTCCTTATCTCAACTGCTCCGTATGACGATACAGAAACAAGATAAAATGGTAACTTTAAGCGAAGAGGTCGTCATCGCTAAACAATATATGGACCTGATGAAATCTACATTAAAAGAACCGTTCCATGATCAAATCTTGATCGCCGAGGAAACCGGAAATGTATGGGTTCCGAGGTTTTTATTACAGCCGATCATTGAGAACGCATTGCTGCATGGCTTGCAAAATCGTGCAGGAATCATCACGATCGAATCGGCAATACGCAATGAACGCTTAATAGTAAGAGTCCAGGATGATGGCAGCGGTATGACACAAGATGAGCTTGGCTTATTAATGAACAAGCTGGAGAAGAGCAAATCGGAATTAATTGCCGAGTCTTCAAGCGGTATGTCGGGTATAGGGTTGGCGAACGTCTACAACCGCTTGTTCATGCTATTTGGCAACCAGTGTACGATGCAGATTGAAAGTGAGTTGGATCAAGGTACGGTGGTATCTGTTTCCATTCCGCTAATTAGGGGGTTGCCATCATGA
- a CDS encoding ABC transporter substrate-binding protein — MKIKLTAIALSAVMMTGLLSACGASGDKDTAKPADKGQATEQPKQVTLKFYHWYDEKIEKFDMLFAEFNKKYPNIKIESVVGVVNDANETMKKIDLAAASGESIDIVDLNSPSNFAQRAAIGLLEPLNDYLTKDGIKYADEFKSDYSVNGKYYALPGKVNQYFVMLNKTHLDEAGLPVPKEWTWDEYLDYAKKMTKGEGAQKRYGTYFHTWVDYAMLPLMGQIDNNSLIKRDGTQNVDNDLFSQGLQLRDRAMKDGSAIPYADTISQKLHYRNVYMNGQASMIEIGSWMIPEAAGEGPIKQTFKTVFAPYPTAKKGDPIASKTDGDFLAVGASSKHKQEAYTFVKWMATEGIVLQGKYLSGWKKADMNKLIDSMTVGANADKLVDKESLKYVLDVTKSAPPFIPVPYQAELEKALTTEQEKMLLGNQSVDDAIKNARTKIKDLIKANSK; from the coding sequence ATGAAGATTAAATTAACAGCAATTGCGCTTAGTGCCGTTATGATGACTGGCCTGCTGTCCGCATGTGGAGCATCAGGAGACAAAGATACCGCAAAGCCTGCAGATAAAGGACAAGCAACCGAGCAGCCTAAGCAAGTAACACTGAAATTTTATCATTGGTATGATGAAAAAATAGAGAAGTTTGACATGTTGTTCGCGGAATTTAATAAGAAATATCCGAATATCAAAATCGAATCCGTCGTAGGTGTCGTTAATGATGCGAATGAAACGATGAAAAAGATCGATCTTGCTGCAGCTTCTGGTGAAAGTATTGACATCGTTGATTTGAACTCGCCAAGCAACTTTGCGCAACGCGCCGCTATTGGGCTTCTGGAGCCTCTAAACGATTACTTGACGAAAGACGGAATTAAGTATGCGGACGAGTTCAAATCAGACTATTCAGTTAATGGGAAGTATTATGCGCTTCCAGGGAAAGTAAACCAATATTTCGTCATGCTGAATAAAACTCATTTGGACGAGGCTGGACTTCCGGTTCCGAAAGAATGGACTTGGGATGAATATCTCGATTATGCTAAGAAAATGACTAAAGGCGAGGGTGCCCAAAAGCGTTATGGTACTTATTTTCACACTTGGGTAGACTATGCGATGCTGCCTCTGATGGGTCAAATTGATAACAATAGCTTGATCAAGAGAGACGGTACACAGAATGTAGATAACGATCTGTTCAGTCAAGGCCTACAGCTTCGTGATCGCGCTATGAAGGACGGCTCTGCAATCCCTTATGCAGATACAATCAGCCAAAAGCTTCATTACCGAAATGTGTACATGAACGGACAGGCAAGCATGATCGAAATTGGTTCGTGGATGATTCCTGAAGCTGCAGGCGAAGGTCCGATTAAACAAACATTTAAGACCGTATTCGCTCCTTATCCAACGGCTAAAAAAGGTGATCCGATTGCAAGCAAGACAGACGGCGATTTCCTTGCTGTAGGTGCAAGCTCGAAGCATAAGCAAGAGGCTTATACTTTCGTGAAATGGATGGCAACGGAAGGGATTGTGCTTCAAGGTAAATACCTCTCCGGTTGGAAGAAGGCAGATATGAACAAGTTGATCGATTCGATGACAGTTGGCGCAAATGCTGATAAGCTAGTGGATAAAGAATCGCTCAAGTATGTTCTGGACGTAACGAAGTCTGCTCCTCCTTTCATCCCAGTACCGTACCAAGCAGAACTGGAAAAAGCGTTGACTACCGAGCAAGAGAAGATGCTGCTAGGCAATCAATCTGTGGATGATGCGATCAAAAATGCCAGGACGAAAATTAAAGATTTGATAAAAGCAAACAGCAAATAA
- a CDS encoding carbohydrate ABC transporter permease gives MKPTLQPGKLLVTAIMLLFGVIFLLPFLWMISTSFKVEADVFIFPIQWIPTQWNIIQNYTEVWNGKYPFALYYFNSIKISVITTVLSVLISSMAAYGFSKVNFKGKEIIFIIVLATYMVPHQAFLVPQFVLYRWLGLFNSHLGLILLGSVSVLGTFMLRQFYMGIHNEFIESAKMDGANHIRIFFSIAFPLVRPAVATYAILRFIWTWNDFLNPTIFIKSDILYTIPIALKKFSDAYGGQTYSLIMAGAVSAIIPLLIIFVVAQKQVIEGIAVGGVKG, from the coding sequence ATGAAACCAACCCTACAACCGGGCAAATTGCTTGTTACTGCAATCATGCTGCTATTCGGCGTCATATTCCTTCTCCCATTCTTGTGGATGATCTCCACCTCCTTCAAAGTTGAAGCGGACGTGTTCATATTTCCAATTCAATGGATTCCTACTCAGTGGAACATAATACAGAACTATACGGAGGTTTGGAACGGAAAGTACCCGTTTGCACTCTATTATTTTAATTCCATTAAGATTTCCGTTATTACGACGGTGTTATCTGTATTGATTTCCAGTATGGCCGCGTACGGTTTTTCGAAAGTTAATTTTAAAGGAAAAGAGATCATCTTCATCATCGTTTTGGCTACTTATATGGTGCCACACCAAGCCTTTCTAGTTCCGCAATTTGTCTTATATCGCTGGCTCGGGCTATTTAATAGTCATCTTGGACTAATTCTGCTCGGTAGCGTTAGTGTTCTAGGAACTTTTATGCTTCGGCAATTTTATATGGGCATCCATAATGAATTCATTGAATCGGCAAAGATGGATGGAGCCAACCATATTCGAATTTTCTTCTCTATTGCATTTCCGCTTGTAAGGCCAGCGGTAGCCACATACGCCATTCTAAGGTTTATATGGACATGGAATGACTTCCTAAACCCGACTATTTTTATTAAATCGGATATCTTGTATACGATCCCAATCGCTCTCAAAAAATTCTCCGACGCCTATGGCGGCCAAACTTATTCGCTTATTATGGCTGGTGCCGTATCAGCGATCATTCCTTTGCTAATCATTTTCGTAGTGGCTCAAAAACAAGTAATAGAAGGTATTGCTGTTGGAGGGGTAAAGGGCTAG
- a CDS encoding carbohydrate ABC transporter permease, which translates to MNDTAGIKVPVMRKKRNVEQRRETAMGFFFVGPMLIGLTIFTLLPILATMYLSLTEWNFIAGIDKIKFVGLDNFIRLFHDPIFLQSMKNNAVLMITIPITMLISLLLAIIINKHVYLKGFFKVIYFMPYISTIVAIAVVYQVLFHPSFGPVNQFLMSIGVDNPPKWLADIKFSLYSVMMIQVWSGIGFSLIIYMAGLQNIPQDLYEAADIDGASTWHKLHSITLPMLSPTSFFLLVTGIIGTFKIYDLIAVLTSGGPADSTNVMVYYLVETAFVNLKTGYASSMGIMLLIITLAITMIQWVAQKKWVNY; encoded by the coding sequence ATGAACGATACGGCTGGAATTAAAGTCCCGGTTATGAGGAAGAAACGGAATGTTGAACAACGGAGGGAAACGGCAATGGGCTTCTTTTTTGTCGGGCCTATGTTGATCGGCTTAACCATATTTACCTTGTTGCCCATTCTGGCAACTATGTACTTGAGTCTGACAGAATGGAACTTCATTGCAGGAATCGATAAAATCAAATTCGTAGGGCTGGACAATTTCATCAGGCTGTTTCATGATCCGATATTTCTCCAATCCATGAAAAACAATGCCGTCTTAATGATTACAATCCCTATTACCATGCTGATTTCATTGCTCTTAGCCATTATAATTAACAAACATGTTTATTTAAAAGGGTTTTTCAAGGTCATTTATTTTATGCCCTATATTTCAACTATTGTCGCCATTGCAGTCGTGTATCAAGTATTGTTCCACCCATCTTTCGGGCCTGTAAACCAGTTTTTAATGTCAATAGGCGTGGACAATCCGCCTAAATGGTTAGCGGATATCAAGTTTTCGCTGTATTCCGTGATGATGATTCAAGTGTGGAGCGGTATTGGCTTTAGTTTAATTATTTATATGGCCGGCCTTCAGAACATCCCTCAGGATTTATACGAAGCAGCGGATATTGATGGAGCATCCACTTGGCATAAATTGCATTCAATTACCTTGCCTATGCTTTCTCCTACATCTTTTTTCTTACTGGTTACCGGCATTATAGGTACGTTTAAAATTTACGATTTGATTGCGGTTCTTACTTCAGGCGGTCCGGCAGATTCGACAAATGTAATGGTGTATTATTTGGTTGAAACGGCCTTTGTTAATCTGAAGACAGGGTATGCCTCTTCCATGGGGATCATGCTTCTAATCATCACTCTCGCGATTACAATGATTCAATGGGTTGCTCAGAAAAAATGGGTGAACTACTAG
- a CDS encoding glycoside hydrolase family 88 protein → MKQEELQQVWQRIQSKVDGMIEDIGDRCPHVARVDGHYDHMPLDWWTSGFWPGMLWILYDMTGEQRYLNAATPWDEKLEKLFIEENDLYHDVGFQFLPTAVAKYLITGDRDGRRRGLAAANFLAGRYNPVGRFIRAWNGDDQTGWAIIDCCMNLSLLYWASKESGDPRFAHIANAHADTALTHFLRPDGSNYHIVCFDPNTGEVARTDGGQGYGPDSAWSRGQAWALYGMANIYKHNGEKRFLDAAERSAYHFLASLPEDSVPYWDFRLPNTDGEPRDSSAAAIAASGLLELAEVSEPIVGASFKKAAVRILDALTNSYSALDQVNHYAILKGATGHKPENKNINVSIIYGDYYYLEAMAKLMDWKRRFF, encoded by the coding sequence ATGAAGCAAGAAGAACTGCAACAGGTTTGGCAACGTATTCAGAGCAAAGTGGACGGAATGATAGAGGATATCGGAGACCGCTGCCCTCATGTAGCCCGTGTCGACGGCCACTATGACCATATGCCCCTTGACTGGTGGACATCAGGCTTTTGGCCGGGAATGCTCTGGATTCTTTATGATATGACGGGTGAACAACGCTACCTTAATGCGGCTACCCCCTGGGATGAGAAGCTTGAGAAGCTTTTTATAGAAGAAAATGATCTGTACCACGATGTCGGTTTTCAGTTTTTGCCAACTGCGGTGGCTAAATATCTAATTACTGGTGACCGTGATGGCAGACGCAGGGGACTTGCAGCTGCTAATTTCTTGGCAGGCCGTTATAATCCTGTAGGCCGGTTCATTCGCGCATGGAACGGAGATGACCAGACAGGGTGGGCAATTATCGATTGCTGCATGAACCTGTCTCTGCTTTATTGGGCATCCAAGGAATCGGGTGATCCTAGATTTGCCCATATTGCCAATGCTCATGCGGATACGGCGCTTACGCATTTCCTCCGCCCTGATGGCTCCAATTATCATATTGTTTGCTTTGATCCGAATACCGGAGAAGTGGCTCGTACCGATGGCGGACAAGGGTATGGTCCTGATTCTGCCTGGAGCCGAGGACAAGCATGGGCGCTTTATGGAATGGCGAATATCTACAAGCACAACGGTGAAAAGCGATTCCTCGATGCAGCAGAGCGGAGCGCCTACCATTTCCTAGCTTCACTACCTGAAGATTCTGTTCCCTATTGGGATTTCCGTCTTCCGAACACAGATGGAGAGCCGCGGGACTCCTCAGCAGCGGCAATAGCAGCTTCCGGCCTTCTGGAGCTTGCTGAAGTATCGGAACCCATTGTAGGAGCCTCATTTAAGAAAGCGGCTGTCCGTATTTTGGACGCATTGACTAATTCCTATTCAGCGTTAGATCAAGTCAACCATTATGCGATTTTGAAAGGAGCTACGGGACATAAGCCTGAAAATAAAAACATCAATGTATCAATTATTTATGGAGATTATTATTATCTGGAAGCGATGGCCAAGCTAATGGACTGGAAGCGGAGGTTTTTCTAA
- a CDS encoding DUF2264 domain-containing protein, which translates to MAHQVVHPISLNPLQTRDDLIDAIKQLCDPVKPYYSKGRSRLNLAGSGAAYPDELAGFEGFSRLLWGLVPLLAGGESYDIWDIQLEGIKHGTDPEHEEYWGDLNNYDQRMVEMAALGIALCLTPDTIWEPLNDREKHHLAAWLSQINQYQLWNCNWLFFLVLVNLGLKSVGMPYDQVRMDQCLNTLDSFYLSDGWYSDGEGGHSDYYVPFAIHYYGLLYAKIMEFEDPERSRLYKSRAVDFAQDFIYWFAQDGSALPYGRSLAYRFAQSSFWSAAVYAGIEPFPLGVMKGLLLRNLRWWFKQPIFNPDGTLSVGYAYPNLIMAENYNSPGSPYWALKSFLPLALGGDHPFWTAEELPLPPLNKISTQAPPHLVICRQENHNHVLAFNSGHLSTNEHTHTSAKYEKFVYSNVFGFSVPRAEWGLAQGAFDSMLALSEGDNIFRVKRKCEEYSIQENTIFTKWKPWSNVTIQTWLIPGAPWHVRIHCIDSERYLDTADGGFALGLEHNHYHGGQSSATKNEIIMQNENGACGAKILYGNGKPDLIYPNSNTNIKASRTVIPTVKTGIQPGRNWLVSAFYGEADRTAFPESVQEAPYAEVKENLLIIYAAYGSIRFSQMFFIA; encoded by the coding sequence ATGGCTCACCAGGTGGTCCATCCGATCAGCCTTAACCCTTTGCAAACAAGGGATGATCTAATAGACGCAATAAAGCAGCTCTGCGACCCCGTCAAACCTTATTACAGCAAAGGCCGCTCACGGTTGAATCTCGCGGGAAGCGGTGCTGCCTATCCAGATGAGTTAGCAGGTTTTGAGGGCTTTTCCCGTCTCCTCTGGGGGCTTGTCCCCCTGCTTGCGGGAGGGGAATCTTATGATATTTGGGATATCCAGCTGGAAGGCATTAAGCATGGAACGGACCCTGAGCATGAAGAGTATTGGGGTGATCTGAACAATTACGACCAGCGTATGGTAGAGATGGCTGCTTTGGGTATTGCTCTGTGTCTCACTCCTGATACGATTTGGGAGCCTCTAAACGATCGGGAGAAGCATCATTTGGCCGCTTGGCTCAGTCAAATCAACCAATATCAGCTCTGGAATTGCAACTGGTTATTTTTCCTCGTGCTGGTCAACTTGGGGCTCAAATCCGTAGGCATGCCTTATGACCAAGTACGCATGGACCAGTGCTTGAATACACTAGACTCATTCTATTTGTCGGATGGATGGTATTCGGATGGTGAAGGTGGCCACAGCGATTACTATGTTCCGTTCGCTATTCATTATTATGGGCTTCTCTACGCTAAAATCATGGAATTCGAGGATCCTGAACGTTCCCGTCTCTATAAAAGCCGAGCGGTTGATTTCGCTCAAGATTTCATTTATTGGTTTGCGCAAGATGGCTCCGCCCTGCCTTATGGTAGAAGCCTTGCTTACCGATTCGCCCAGTCTTCGTTCTGGAGTGCCGCTGTATACGCAGGCATTGAACCGTTTCCTCTGGGCGTGATGAAAGGGCTGCTTCTGCGAAACCTGCGTTGGTGGTTCAAGCAGCCGATATTTAACCCGGACGGCACATTAAGCGTCGGATATGCCTATCCGAACTTAATCATGGCTGAGAACTACAATTCTCCGGGATCGCCTTATTGGGCGCTCAAATCATTCTTGCCTTTAGCGCTTGGCGGGGATCATCCGTTCTGGACTGCGGAGGAGCTGCCTTTACCGCCGTTAAATAAAATTTCGACGCAAGCGCCCCCTCACTTGGTGATTTGTAGACAGGAAAATCATAATCATGTACTGGCCTTTAATTCCGGTCACCTATCAACCAATGAACATACTCACACCTCTGCAAAATACGAAAAATTTGTTTACTCCAATGTATTCGGTTTTAGTGTACCCAGAGCCGAGTGGGGACTCGCCCAAGGAGCATTTGACTCCATGCTTGCGCTTAGCGAAGGAGATAATATTTTCCGAGTAAAACGAAAATGCGAGGAATATTCGATCCAAGAGAATACCATCTTTACAAAGTGGAAACCATGGTCGAATGTTACAATCCAGACCTGGTTGATTCCTGGCGCCCCGTGGCATGTCCGTATACACTGTATAGACTCAGAACGTTATCTCGATACAGCAGATGGAGGCTTTGCCTTAGGTCTTGAACATAATCATTATCATGGCGGACAAAGTTCAGCAACGAAAAATGAAATCATCATGCAGAATGAAAATGGGGCATGCGGTGCCAAAATTTTATATGGGAACGGAAAACCTGATTTGATTTATCCCAATTCGAACACGAACATTAAAGCCTCGCGTACCGTAATCCCTACTGTGAAAACTGGTATACAACCCGGTAGAAACTGGTTAGTATCGGCCTTCTACGGCGAAGCAGATAGGACAGCCTTTCCAGAGAGTGTCCAAGAAGCGCCTTATGCTGAAGTGAAAGAAAATCTATTAATCATTTATGCGGCATACGGATCGATACGGTTTTCCCAAATGTTTTTTATAGCATAA
- a CDS encoding AraC family transcriptional regulator, with amino-acid sequence MEVTSHLDLNGNFGKVTCERTWKWDTRHQPLEDFDLWYAWSGTGTMLRNKKTYSVEGGTCFLFRPGDRTAASHDPQQPLTVTYIHFSLPASEQIMQRIPSGFHFVKDRFVFETYLNRYVETMMENTRDSALEGKLLLTLMLMQLKREEEQPAAHPADHLSAMIRMLAYRIRQTPGIPYSLGSLAENANLSPRYFSLKFKEIMGISLEQFLIQTRIERAEHLLRFNGMNASEVAEALGYRDLSFFSRQFKKIRGKNPSDIRKEGARR; translated from the coding sequence ATGGAAGTGACATCTCATTTAGACTTGAATGGCAATTTCGGCAAAGTCACCTGCGAGCGGACATGGAAATGGGATACGCGGCATCAACCATTAGAAGATTTCGATTTATGGTATGCATGGAGCGGTACGGGTACGATGCTTCGAAACAAGAAGACTTATTCGGTCGAAGGCGGAACATGTTTTTTATTCCGGCCGGGAGACAGAACCGCAGCAAGTCATGATCCGCAGCAGCCTTTAACGGTCACATACATTCACTTTTCTTTACCTGCCTCTGAACAAATTATGCAACGAATTCCTTCCGGTTTTCATTTTGTAAAAGATCGATTTGTGTTCGAAACGTATCTCAATCGCTATGTGGAAACGATGATGGAGAATACGAGGGATTCCGCACTTGAGGGGAAATTGCTGTTGACTTTGATGTTGATGCAGCTAAAACGCGAGGAAGAGCAGCCGGCTGCACATCCTGCCGATCATTTATCTGCGATGATTCGAATGCTTGCTTACCGCATCCGCCAGACGCCGGGCATTCCTTATTCTCTGGGATCTTTAGCGGAGAACGCAAACTTATCTCCTCGCTATTTCTCTTTAAAATTCAAGGAAATCATGGGGATTTCGCTTGAACAATTTTTAATTCAGACACGCATTGAACGAGCCGAACACCTACTGCGCTTTAACGGGATGAATGCCTCTGAAGTGGCGGAAGCTTTGGGGTACAGAGACTTGTCTTTTTTCAGCAGACAATTCAAAAAGATAAGAGGAAAAAACCCTTCCGATATTAGGAAGGAAGGGGCTAGACGTTAG